In Miscanthus floridulus cultivar M001 chromosome 8, ASM1932011v1, whole genome shotgun sequence, the sequence CAGAGAAGGTTACTACGTTGTTATAGGTTCAGATGAGTGCGTATGGAGATATGCGCAgttgtagatgagtctctgatcatggttcATGATTTTACTTTGTTGGTCTTGTAACGATCTACTCGTACCGGTCAGAATTCCACCATCCGActtaagtgatacatgtaaatccagtcataacaagatggagatcaatcagattgatcgaatcgaacctaggtcaagtgccgagtgcatgtgatgcgcaacggtgatagattggatctactgccgggcgccggggtgcaagaaaaagtgttgttcagtaaaacagccataacttttgcatacgacctcggattgagacaaactctaaacaaaaattgtagagaaAAAAATTTACATCCGATTCTCACCGCCTTTGGCGGTTTCGCtaaaattagatttgtgaaaaATGGCTGGGAAGATGGTGTTTTTAGCGTTTTAAGATTAGACGTCAGAATCGGTTAACTctgttttgtaggaatttatgactggtatagcccttatgtgtatgtgatgcatgtatgtaattaattcatggcttgcatgtcgtGAGTATGACAATATGTCTAGAGCCACAAAGATATTATCAATTTGATGTAATGGCCTACGTGCCAAACTGTGATGATCCTATCCACGACTATGTAATTTTCTTCACTGTCTTGCATTAGTGACagctagtcttggtggactcatcactaaaggatggcatacatggatcaaggagatggagatcatcatgaggaacagttcgatggagatggagatccccaaaggaacaatgggctataccatgtcatatTTGTGTTAATGTCGTTCTTACTATGTTCTACTTTCACATGCGataatgtttttgtctacatgtgatggtgaagtagaacgatccctcggcaatgtttaagttaaaatgcttccccaaatcttgcactgtcatgtgtcttgtacaattggtggtgggtctatgaaattagggtgccactggttttccttgactagataggttcgtatcggatacttacagcagaagggttggttacttggagaaggtcatcctaacggttagggaccttggagcatgagtagttgggcaccaaagcatagagatgctacccaacaacaagagtcatatgtgatatgattagcaaagagttgcttactaatctaccatgtcttctagcggtgatgctaaagctcactagtagacttgttagttgtgggtcttgaatcactaagtttcaagagagggatattgattttagtgggagtagattctGTTAAAGGTCTAATATTGTTTACTCTgtcttggatacattgtcttagtattttgcattacttttgttgtagataaatggcgcctagcaatcaaccatttactttgtgttcagttcttgagaaagataagttgaatggaacaaactatgtggattggatccgcaacctgagaattgttctcagggctaagaaaaaggaagaaattctagacaccccattacCAGAAGAGCCTGCTGATAATGCACCCGCTGTAGAGAAAAATGCTTACAAGAGagcatgtgatgctgatcttgaagtgagttgccttatgcttgcttgtatggaaccagatatgcagttgcagtttgacaataaccatgcagcATACGATATGATCGTGGAGCTCAATGATATGTTCCAGACTCAAGCCaggactgaaaggttcaatgtctcaaaggcttttgctgaaaccaagctagcagagggcgcaacagttgggccacatgtgatcaaaatggttggttacactcagaggttggagaagctgggcttcccaattggccctgAATTAGCTACTAATTTTATTCTCGTGTCTCTTCCGCCCAGCTATGGAAATTTCGTCGCaaactaccatatgcatggggcagagaagggcttgaatgaattatgtggcatgcttaaaacaacagaggctgatatcaagaaaggtgctggcagtagccatgtgatggcggtccaaaacaagcctaagtttaagaagaagggcaattcttggaagaagaaaaagggcaaggctaaagatgagatctctaagccaaacccacctgCGCCCAAGGCTGAACCACCTGCTGATgctgagtgctttcattgtcatgggaaaggtcaTTAGAAGAGAAACTGCAAGCTATACCTAGAATCCATAAAGGATCGCGACAGTAAAGGTACTCCCGTagcttgtacacttgttgtttatgttacgaacattttccttgctaattcttatattaattcttgggtatttgataccagatcggttgctcatatttgcaatacgatgcagggaatgataagaagtagaagtgtggaaaagggagaagttgatttctgcatgggcaataatgcaagagttgctgcgTTGAACATCGGGATGATGCAACTCCACCTCCTgtcaggatttattatggagttgaataattgttattttgttcctagtttaagtcaaaacattgtgtcaccttcatgtttgatgaaggatggttattcatttgcgagtaaagacaatggttgtgtgaGCTCTAAAAATGGcatgtttgtggcttctgcatccattgtgaatgggttatttattttaaatcttgaagatgctcctatctataatataagtgctaaaaagcctcagcttaatgagttaagtcctacctatatgtggcattgtcatttaggtcatataagtgagaatcacatgaagaggctccattctaatgggcttttaacttcatttgattttgaatcatacgagacatATGAGGCTTGCCTGCTAGGCAAGATGACCAAGATGCCCTTCACAGGTTTTCCTGAGAGGGCGGTAGACTTGCTAGAACTCAAACATACTGATGTGTGCGGACCAATGAGTACAACAGCAAGAGGcggattccaatacttcataaccttcacGGATGAttttagtagatatggctatgtctacttaatgagacataagtctaagacatttgaaaagttcaaggagtttcagagtgaagtagagaatcaatGTGGCTagaaaattaaggctttgcgaTCTAATCGTGGAGGTAAATATTTGAGccacgagtttagcaatcatctaaagagttgcaAAATTGTCCCATAGCTTATGCCACCTGGAATGCCTTAGAGAAATGGCGTGTCCGAGCAATGTAATCggactttgttggacatggttcggtctatgatgagccagtcagACCTACCATTATCATTTTGGGGATACACTCTAGAAACAACCGttttcacattgaatagggtaccGTCTAAGTCTAtagttaagacaccacatgagatgtggactggtaagagtcccagtttgtcttttctaaaaatttggggttgtgaagtttatgtcaaatGACTTATGATAGATAAACTAACACCCAAGTCAGACAAATGCTTTTTCGTGGGATATccgaaggaaactttagggtattacttctacaactgatcagagggcaaagtgtttgttgctcagaacggtgttttcttagagaaagagtttctcaaaagagagaaaagtggatagaaggtgtatcttgaagaagttcaagatgagccagttgggaaggactctacgagtgatgctaatgtagcagaacaagttgagatacccATGGCAATAGAAACACTGCCACAACCATGAAGGTCAGCAAGAATCCATGAGTTGCAtggggatttgttattgttagaTGATGACGAACCTGCGACTTATGCGAaagcaatgatggacccagattctgagaaatggcaaagtgccatgagatccgagatagattccatgggaaacaatcaagtttggaacttggttgacccgcctgatggggttagacccatagagtgcaaatggatctataaaaagaaaaaggatatggatggaaatgttcacatctataaagctcgacttgttgcaaagggttttcggtaagttcaaggaattgactacgacgagactttctcgccggtagcgatgcttaaatctatccggatcattctagcaatagctgcttatttcgattatgagatatggcagatggatgttaaaatagcctttctaaatggaaatttggatgaggacgtgtatatgatacgtcccgaaggttttgttgatccaaacaatgttggaaaaatttgcaagctttagaaattcatttatgggttaaagcaagcatctcggagttggaacattcattttgatgaagtggtcaaagggtttggcttccgtcagaatgaagaagaaccttgtgtttacaagaaggaaagtgggagcgctattgtatttctgatcttgtatgtggatgacatattattgattgggaatgacattcctatATTGCAATCTGTAAAGACTTCactgaataatattttttctatgaaggatttaggagaagcagcttacattttgggcatcaagatctatagagatagatcaaagaggcttataggattaagccaagatacgtacattgacaaggtgttgaaatgattcaacatggaacagtccaagaaagggttcttgcctatgtcacatggcATGCGCTTTAGCGATAAATAGTGTCCTTTGACTACTGATGAGCAGAAgcgcatgagtaaggttccatacGCCTTGGtagttggttccatcatgtacgccatgatatgtactcacccaaatgtctcatatgctctaagtgttgcgagcaggtaccaagctgatctaggagagagtcactggacacttgttaaaaacattcttaagtacttgagaaggactaaagatgtgttcctaatctatggaggtgaggaggagctcattgtaaatggttacaccgatgctagcttccaaactgacaCGAATGATTCACAAtctcaatcaggttttgtgttcacaataaatggtggtgctgtaagttggaaaagttccaagcaggagacAGTGACCGATTCTACATCAGAGGCTGAGTACATTGTAGCTTCTGGAGCTACaaaggaaggtgtttggatgaggaggtttctcattgaacttgatgTGTTTCCAAATGCATCTagcccattgaatctacattgtgacaacaatggggcaattgcacaggctaaggagccaaggaatcaccaaaagaacaAACATGTACTGCAGAAATTTCACCTCATTTGAGAGTTTGTTAGACGAGATGAGATtaagatgtgcaagatacacacatatttgaatgttgcagatcctttgacaaaggttcttccacagcctaagcatgaggcgcacatgagagctatgggtattagatatcttcgagattaactctagtgcaagtgggagattgttgggagtatgccctagagataatcatagagatgattatattgccttgtatccatgatatattatgagttcattgaatttccattaaagacaacctgtatcgattagcaattatttaaattgtttgtgaaactcttttacttgttggttattctaatgttgtcccagATCAGAGTttgtgtgaggacacacatgaataatggatcagcacattattagttgatgactttgtttcacaagtcatagacatagagatgtcaaactaat encodes:
- the LOC136478527 gene encoding uncharacterized protein; amino-acid sequence: MLACMEPDMQLQFDNNHAAYDMIVELNDMFQTQARTERFNVSKAFAETKLAEGATVGPHVIKMVGYTQRLEKLGFPIGPELATNFILVSLPPSYGNFVANYHMHGAEKGLNELCGMLKTTEADIKKGAGSSHVMAVQNKPKFKKKGNSWKKKKGKAKDEISKPNPPAPKAEPPADAECFHCHGKGH